DNA sequence from the Desulfosporosinus sp. Sb-LF genome:
GGCACCTGCTCCACCAATCGCTCCGAAATAGATGGCACCATGTTTCTTCATCGCTTCGATCACTTCCGGAGATCGAAGCCCTTTGCCGATCATTCCCGTTAACCCTTCCGCGATCAACTTTGGCGAATAAGCATCCATCCGTCCGCTCGTTGTTGGCCCAGCTGAACCTATCACTTGGTCCTCTTTGGCTGGAGTTGGCCCAACGAAATAGATGATTTGATCTTTCATCGAGAAGGGAAGGTCAACATCATGCTCTATAGCCTCGATCATTATTTTATGGGCCGCATCGCGCCCGGTATAAATCACACCGCTAATTAAGACATTATCCCCAGCTTTCAAGCCTTTGACTTTTTCTTGGGTCAGGGGAGTTTCAATGCGTATGGCTTCGCTCATTAGATTACCCTCCCTTGCAATGTGATTTCTATATGGCGTGTCGCATGGCAACCGATGTTTACTGCAACGGGCATTCCGGCAATATGCGTGGGATATACTTCTACGTTGACAGCGAGTGCCGTCGTCACGCCGCCAAATCCTTGGGGACCAATGCCAAGTCGATTAACCCGATCTAATAACTCTTCCTCAATTTTCGCCAGACGCTCTTCCTGATTATGGTTTCCCACTTTACGAAGTAAGCTCTTTTTGGCAAGGAAGGTTGCTTTTTCCATCGTTCCGCCCACACCCACTCCGACAATAATCGGAGGACAAGGGTTTCCACCCGCACGTTCGACCGTGTCCACGACAAATTGCATCGCGCCCTCCAAACCTTCAGAAGGCTTGCACATTTTTAAGCCTCCCATGTTTTCACTTCCAAACCCTTTTGGTGCCACTACTAGGTGCAGTGAATCACCAGGAACAATATCATAGTGAATCACGGCAGGAGTGTTATCTCCTGTATTAACCCGTTCAAAAGGGTCTTTCACCACTGATTTACGCAAATATCCTAAGTCATAGCCACGGCGTACCCCTTCGTTGATTGCCTCCGTGAGGCCCCCACCGACGACGTGCAAATCCTGGCCTATTTCAACAAAAAGCACCGCCATCCCGGTGTCCTGACACATTGGGACTCTTTCCGCGTGCGCGATTTCGGCGTTCTCAATGAGACGTTCCAGCACCTCAATACCTATTGGAGAGCGCTCCTCCTTTAACGCCTTTTGAAACCCAGTCATAATGTCCGAACCCAGGTCATAATTAGCCCCGATACAAAGCTTTTCAACTGCTGAAACGATTTCTTCCACTAGTATTTCCTTCATCTTTCTGTACCCCCTCCTCTAAAGTCTTCTCACTGTAATAATTAGTTCGTATAATAATAGTAATTTCTTAATATTCTGGATTCCAATCTATTATTTTAATCCTTAGACAACCGAAAGCAAGAGCAAGGGGCAAAACATGGCTCC
Encoded proteins:
- a CDS encoding fumarate hydratase encodes the protein MKEILVEEIVSAVEKLCIGANYDLGSDIMTGFQKALKEERSPIGIEVLERLIENAEIAHAERVPMCQDTGMAVLFVEIGQDLHVVGGGLTEAINEGVRRGYDLGYLRKSVVKDPFERVNTGDNTPAVIHYDIVPGDSLHLVVAPKGFGSENMGGLKMCKPSEGLEGAMQFVVDTVERAGGNPCPPIIVGVGVGGTMEKATFLAKKSLLRKVGNHNQEERLAKIEEELLDRVNRLGIGPQGFGGVTTALAVNVEVYPTHIAGMPVAVNIGCHATRHIEITLQGRVI
- a CDS encoding Fe-S-containing hydro-lyase, which translates into the protein MSEAIRIETPLTQEKVKGLKAGDNVLISGVIYTGRDAAHKIMIEAIEHDVDLPFSMKDQIIYFVGPTPAKEDQVIGSAGPTTSGRMDAYSPKLIAEGLTGMIGKGLRSPEVIEAMKKHGAIYFGAIGGAGALIAKRIVSAEVIAYPELGPEAVRRLVVKDFPVIVIIDHEGNNLYDIGKAQYKRA